One region of Pseudoalteromonas galatheae genomic DNA includes:
- a CDS encoding endonuclease/exonuclease/phosphatase family protein, giving the protein MKYVGLFFLLMTTAVSAQTLRVATFNVSMEATNYQEKGQAIDSQKLSQLLQNGQHQQIRNIAEIIQRVRPDVILLNEFDYIAEPNKGVQAFVNNYLAQPQADQQPISYPYFYIAPVNTGLPTPYDLDNDGKQSNYGGDAQGFGLYEGQYGMVVLSKYPIKKEQARTLQTFLWKDMPDHRVTIDPTTKQPWYSEQEWKNLRLSSKSHWDLPIEVNGKLFHLLAMHPTPPVFDGEEDRNGNRNHDEIRLMADYIDPKRSQYIYDDNGVKGGLKNDARFVIVGDLNAADTGDKHRPGVIEQLLDNPKVFSNFTPQSEGGSEHSEESASRSYTAHWGARVDYVLPSKFGFQLVNSGVFWPSKEDQLFRLVESRHASSDHRLVWIDVEVK; this is encoded by the coding sequence ATGACAACGGCAGTAAGTGCACAAACACTTCGTGTTGCTACCTTTAATGTCAGTATGGAAGCAACGAACTACCAAGAAAAAGGGCAAGCAATTGACTCACAGAAGTTGAGTCAATTGCTACAAAATGGTCAGCACCAACAAATAAGAAATATTGCAGAAATTATTCAGCGTGTTCGCCCAGATGTGATTTTGCTCAATGAATTTGATTACATCGCTGAGCCAAATAAAGGTGTGCAGGCATTTGTAAATAACTATCTAGCGCAACCTCAAGCGGACCAGCAGCCGATATCTTACCCTTACTTTTATATTGCGCCAGTCAATACTGGATTACCAACACCGTATGATTTAGATAATGACGGCAAGCAATCTAACTATGGCGGTGATGCCCAAGGGTTTGGGTTATATGAAGGTCAATATGGAATGGTTGTACTATCAAAGTATCCGATTAAAAAAGAGCAAGCCCGAACCTTGCAGACATTTCTTTGGAAAGATATGCCAGACCACAGGGTGACAATAGATCCGACGACGAAGCAACCTTGGTATAGTGAGCAAGAGTGGAAAAACTTGAGGCTAAGCTCAAAGTCTCACTGGGACTTGCCTATTGAAGTGAACGGCAAACTATTTCACCTACTGGCGATGCACCCAACTCCCCCTGTGTTTGATGGTGAAGAGGATAGAAATGGCAACAGAAATCACGATGAGATCCGCTTAATGGCTGATTATATCGATCCCAAACGTAGCCAATACATTTATGATGATAATGGCGTCAAAGGTGGCCTTAAAAACGATGCACGATTTGTCATTGTCGGTGATTTAAATGCTGCTGATACAGGGGATAAACATAGACCGGGTGTGATAGAGCAGCTATTAGATAACCCTAAGGTATTCTCGAACTTTACGCCACAGAGCGAAGGGGGAAGTGAACATAGCGAGGAAAGTGCGAGTCGCAGTTATACCGCACATTGGGGTGCACGCGTAGATTATGTTCTGCCTTCAAAATTCGGCTTTCAACTGGTTAACAGCGGGGTCTTTTGGCCGAGTAAAGAAGACCAATTATTCCGTTTAGTGGAAAGTCGCCATGCAAGTTCCGATCATCGCTTAGTTTGGATAGACGTGGAAGTTAAGTGA
- a CDS encoding DUF2897 family protein, with protein MNNQLETWQVILIIVGVLGVIWSNIALLKYSAKFEMKKKIDEQTAPFDKDKVTPKNNKPKEGGD; from the coding sequence ATGAATAATCAATTAGAGACATGGCAAGTGATTTTGATCATTGTTGGTGTGTTAGGGGTGATCTGGAGCAACATTGCGTTGTTAAAATATTCCGCCAAATTTGAAATGAAAAAGAAAATCGATGAGCAAACCGCGCCTTTTGACAAAGATAAGGTAACACCCAAAAACAATAAACCGAAAGAAGGTGGAGACTGA
- a CDS encoding ankyrin repeat domain-containing protein, giving the protein MEQVLIWPAQYPMLLKGLIEQNGAYILDAIEAWPNCQQIKDEQGVTTTVLPPLFYLAWLRPLEPFEACYFQHIDDYDDKQRQYVNSVIQHIEDNETDQDELIKTLIQRLGQYSNIQVQVQDQHLSFVELLCDKQYEKTLIWLLEIGVKFSAKEIVSLWCNSSQEIHTALLTHLDTCMLDRAATAKLATDSLLDGQLTFELLCAMCDEDEVSGLLEQALLFQLTQQQVKQSAIITLVTQGAKGTARDSSGRSAIMLAVENGFVSAVETMLPHHNVNELDESGRNLMHYAAASNSAAMIEMIFEHGDDPTLADIHGDTPYRVAMKNQALTSKQTFEQHGIIELSNEAKYQKIKTVHILYAFAAILLPLQLFLFFTDEVDEKTIATLVTTAASIAIFVFARRKRSNPLYPNSSTPWSLIGVNALAWLSIGVQVLFSVLVLIAVLSLQ; this is encoded by the coding sequence ATGGAACAAGTGTTAATTTGGCCTGCCCAGTATCCCATGCTGTTAAAGGGGTTAATCGAACAAAACGGTGCTTATATTCTAGATGCCATAGAGGCATGGCCGAATTGCCAACAAATTAAAGATGAGCAGGGTGTAACGACCACTGTTCTACCTCCTTTATTCTACCTTGCTTGGTTACGACCGCTAGAGCCGTTCGAAGCCTGTTACTTTCAACATATTGATGACTATGACGACAAGCAGCGTCAATACGTTAATAGTGTGATTCAACACATTGAAGACAATGAGACCGATCAGGATGAGCTAATAAAAACACTTATTCAGCGCCTTGGTCAGTATTCAAATATTCAAGTCCAAGTACAGGATCAACACTTATCTTTTGTAGAATTGCTTTGTGACAAGCAATATGAAAAAACTTTAATTTGGTTATTAGAAATAGGAGTGAAATTTAGTGCGAAAGAAATAGTGTCTCTATGGTGCAATAGTTCGCAAGAAATTCACACCGCTTTGCTAACCCATCTTGACACTTGTATGCTCGACCGTGCTGCCACCGCGAAGTTAGCTACGGATAGTCTGTTGGATGGGCAGCTGACGTTCGAACTGCTATGTGCCATGTGTGATGAAGATGAGGTGAGCGGCCTTTTGGAGCAAGCATTATTGTTTCAATTAACCCAGCAACAGGTGAAACAGTCTGCAATTATTACGCTGGTTACACAGGGAGCAAAAGGAACCGCAAGAGATAGCAGTGGGCGTTCTGCTATTATGCTGGCTGTTGAAAATGGTTTTGTGAGTGCGGTTGAAACCATGTTGCCACACCATAATGTTAATGAGTTAGATGAATCGGGCCGCAATTTAATGCATTATGCGGCGGCATCTAACTCGGCAGCAATGATAGAAATGATTTTTGAACATGGTGATGACCCAACACTCGCGGATATTCATGGTGACACCCCTTACCGTGTGGCGATGAAAAATCAGGCGCTTACTTCTAAGCAAACATTTGAACAGCACGGTATAATCGAGCTTTCTAACGAAGCAAAGTATCAAAAAATAAAAACCGTCCATATTCTTTATGCCTTTGCTGCTATTTTATTACCACTTCAGTTATTTTTATTTTTTACTGATGAAGTGGATGAAAAAACCATAGCAACACTTGTCACTACGGCTGCTTCTATTGCAATTTTTGTCTTTGCGAGGCGTAAACGCAGCAACCCTCTATATCCAAACAGCTCAACGCCTTGGTCACTCATCGGTGTAAATGCGTTAGCATGGCTTAGTATTGGTGTGCAGGTATTGTTTTCAGTATTGGTGTTGATAGCCGTACTATCATTGCAGTAG
- a CDS encoding DUF2069 domain-containing protein: MNEIAKKPITRRFQLFALVGYFGLLILMPLWLFVLAPREGYSLGFVFVVYVLPLLLPLKGILQDKPYTYAWANFIVMFYFIHGFTLLWTSPDELLLVLLEIGFATSMFIGCTYYARHRGQELGLKIRKLKEDLADEKAAHEHKES, from the coding sequence ATGAATGAAATTGCAAAAAAACCTATCACTAGACGCTTTCAACTCTTTGCGCTAGTTGGGTATTTTGGCCTTTTAATATTGATGCCACTTTGGCTCTTTGTGCTTGCACCAAGAGAAGGTTACAGCTTGGGCTTTGTCTTTGTGGTGTACGTTTTACCTTTATTACTCCCGCTTAAAGGGATTTTACAGGATAAGCCTTATACTTATGCTTGGGCTAACTTTATCGTGATGTTTTATTTTATCCATGGCTTTACCCTTTTGTGGACATCTCCAGACGAGCTTCTGTTAGTCCTGCTTGAGATTGGCTTTGCAACATCCATGTTTATTGGTTGTACCTACTATGCAAGGCACAGAGGTCAAGAGTTAGGATTGAAGATCCGCAAGTTAAAAGAAGACCTCGCTGACGAAAAGGCAGCTCACGAACATAAAGAGTCATAA
- the wrbA gene encoding NAD(P)H:quinone oxidoreductase: MSKILILYHSSHGSVTNMAHEFADTIVAQGGEAMIRVFEKRQDHDVVVTKQDLISCDGLAFGTPTRFGMMAAQAKAFWETTSDLWLKGALIDKPACVFSSSSSMHGGNEATLLNLSLPLLHHGMMLLGIPYDVPELLATEMGGTPYGATHVAGSQNNVSLTQTEIKICRAAASRLLRIAEKLT, from the coding sequence ATGAGTAAAATTCTTATTTTATACCACTCCAGTCATGGCTCTGTGACGAATATGGCGCACGAATTTGCAGATACCATAGTGGCACAAGGCGGGGAAGCTATGATCCGCGTATTCGAGAAACGCCAAGATCATGATGTGGTAGTAACAAAGCAAGACTTAATATCGTGTGACGGTCTGGCGTTCGGTACTCCAACACGTTTTGGTATGATGGCAGCCCAAGCCAAAGCGTTTTGGGAAACCACCAGCGACTTATGGCTTAAAGGCGCGCTTATCGATAAACCGGCCTGCGTATTTTCGTCTTCAAGCAGTATGCACGGTGGCAACGAGGCAACCCTACTCAACCTCTCTTTACCGTTATTACACCACGGAATGATGTTGTTAGGCATTCCCTATGATGTGCCAGAACTTTTGGCGACCGAAATGGGCGGAACGCCTTACGGTGCTACACACGTCGCTGGCAGCCAAAACAATGTCTCGCTCACTCAAACCGAAATCAAAATTTGCCGTGCAGCCGCTAGTCGACTGCTACGTATCGCGGAAAAGTTAACATGA